From the genome of Turicibacter faecis, one region includes:
- a CDS encoding transposase family protein: MSHSYFTRKLLNIKDKNITFSEDYLEEVKLNGITSFIFKGILTYQPTHCQKCGTLFDSKFKKHGFKTSRIVIPKVSLHDTYLDLKKQRYYCGHCQSTFTLSTSIVEKNCYISYHTKHAIALEA, from the coding sequence ATGTCTCACTCATATTTTACTAGAAAACTTTTAAATATTAAAGATAAAAATATTACATTTTCAGAAGATTATCTTGAGGAAGTGAAGTTGAACGGAATTACTAGCTTTATCTTTAAAGGTATTCTTACGTATCAACCGACTCATTGTCAAAAATGCGGAACCCTATTTGATTCAAAATTTAAGAAGCATGGATTTAAAACCTCTCGAATTGTCATTCCAAAAGTCTCTCTTCACGATACCTACTTAGACCTAAAAAAACAGCGTTATTATTGTGGGCATTGCCAGTCTACTTTTACACTAAGTACTTCAATTGTTGAAAAGAACTGTTACATTTCTTATCATACGAAACACGCCATTGCTTTAGAGGCCTAA
- a CDS encoding ISL3 family transposase yields the protein MARRHQVSHSTVNRIIHSFYESQTLNLNYLPENLCFDEFKSVKSAEGHMSFIFCDADSKQIIDIVEDRRLNSLQAYFKRYTKEARHRVKNIVIDMYAPYISLIKDLFPHAQIIIDKFHLVQHLSRALNKTRIRFMKKFKKHGRKFKRYWRLFLKSHALLNTTTYRSVYCFKQPMREIDILNFLLDLSPELKATYDLYQELLFALQTKNLKRFNHLLETEHPLVSPEFQTAFQTFKTYQSYIKNTLSTHYTNGPIEGINNKIKVIKRIAFGYRSFYHFKSRILMVQNLTKPKTKILAA from the coding sequence ATCGCACGTCGCCATCAGGTCTCTCATTCAACCGTCAATCGAATCATCCATAGCTTTTATGAATCTCAAACCTTAAACCTTAATTATTTACCTGAAAATCTCTGTTTTGATGAATTTAAATCCGTTAAGTCTGCTGAGGGGCATATGTCTTTTATTTTTTGCGATGCTGACTCAAAACAAATCATCGATATCGTTGAAGATCGTCGTTTAAACTCCCTTCAAGCTTATTTTAAACGATACACAAAGGAAGCACGTCATCGAGTAAAAAATATTGTGATTGATATGTACGCTCCTTACATCAGCCTCATTAAGGATCTTTTTCCTCATGCCCAAATTATCATTGATAAATTTCATCTCGTTCAACATCTCTCTCGTGCACTGAACAAAACTCGAATCCGATTCATGAAAAAGTTCAAAAAGCATGGTCGTAAATTCAAACGTTATTGGCGCTTATTTTTAAAATCTCACGCTTTACTTAATACCACCACTTATCGATCAGTTTACTGCTTTAAACAACCCATGCGTGAAATTGATATCTTAAACTTTCTACTTGATTTATCTCCTGAATTAAAAGCAACCTATGATTTATATCAAGAGTTACTTTTCGCTCTTCAGACAAAAAACTTAAAACGATTTAATCATTTACTCGAAACGGAACATCCGCTTGTTTCTCCTGAGTTTCAAACGGCTTTCCAAACCTTTAAAACTTATCAATCCTATATTAAAAATACACTCTCAACTCATTATACAAATGGTCCCATCGAAGGAATTAATAATAAAATTAAGGTCATTAAGCGTATTGCCTTTGGATATCGTAGTTTCTATCACTTTAAATCTCGTATTCTCATGGTTCAAAATCTAACAAAGCCTAAAACGAAAATCCTAGCAGCATAG
- a CDS encoding ISL3 family transposase, whose amino-acid sequence MSHTNCISTLLDLKDKNITFSKNCIQETQIKNVRSKLILGTLSFQPTHCYHCGHSFDSNIIKHGFKTSRIKLVKISGFDAYLDLKKQRYKCRHCDRTFTLETSLVNPNCFISTPVKQAIFLEASHKKSETDIARELNVSHSTVNRVIHSSYEEQPLPFNSLPKVLCFDEFKSVKSAEGAMSFIFCDASNGKLIDIVEDRRLSTLRTYFMRFSKAAREGVTHVVIDMYAPYMTLIKEVFPKAKIVLDKFHIVQLVSRALNKTRIRFMNQNKEFYNKFKHYWRLLLKAQEDLNATHYFYSNCFKKMISQQEIIDFLLALDPELKETYDFYQTVQQAIKLRNLEIFHHAIQHPSDLLSHEMKTALKTLTHYQDYVKNTIETPYTNGVLEGINNNIKVIKRIAFGYRSFYHFKARILIIHKYTFEQKKKRNQTI is encoded by the coding sequence ATGTCTCACACTAATTGTATCTCAACTTTACTTGATTTAAAAGATAAAAATATTACTTTTTCAAAAAATTGTATCCAAGAAACTCAGATTAAGAATGTTCGTTCTAAACTTATTTTGGGAACTCTTTCTTTTCAACCGACTCATTGCTACCACTGTGGTCATTCTTTTGACTCAAATATCATTAAACACGGCTTCAAAACTTCACGTATTAAGCTAGTCAAAATTTCCGGATTTGATGCTTATCTAGACTTAAAAAAACAACGTTATAAATGCCGTCATTGTGACCGAACATTTACCCTAGAAACATCTCTTGTTAACCCTAATTGTTTTATTTCCACTCCCGTAAAACAAGCCATCTTTTTAGAAGCTAGTCATAAGAAATCCGAAACAGATATTGCACGTGAGCTTAACGTTTCTCATTCAACCGTTAACCGCGTCATTCATTCTTCCTATGAAGAACAGCCGCTTCCCTTTAATTCTCTCCCAAAAGTTCTTTGTTTTGACGAGTTTAAGTCGGTTAAATCGGCCGAGGGAGCAATGTCCTTCATTTTTTGTGATGCGTCCAATGGAAAGCTAATTGATATCGTTGAAGACCGTCGCTTAAGTACACTAAGGACTTATTTTATGCGATTTTCTAAAGCAGCTCGTGAAGGTGTAACCCACGTCGTCATTGACATGTACGCCCCTTATATGACACTCATTAAAGAGGTATTCCCTAAGGCTAAGATTGTTTTAGATAAATTTCATATCGTTCAACTAGTCTCTCGTGCTCTTAATAAAACACGCATTCGTTTCATGAATCAAAATAAAGAGTTTTATAATAAATTCAAACATTATTGGCGACTTCTCTTAAAAGCCCAAGAAGATCTTAATGCCACTCATTACTTCTATTCCAACTGCTTCAAAAAGATGATCTCTCAACAAGAAATTATTGACTTTTTATTAGCCCTAGACCCTGAACTAAAGGAGACTTATGATTTCTACCAAACTGTCCAACAGGCTATTAAACTTCGTAACCTTGAAATATTTCATCATGCCATTCAACACCCCTCTGATCTGCTTTCACACGAAATGAAAACAGCTTTAAAAACACTCACTCATTATCAAGACTATGTCAAAAATACAATTGAAACTCCTTATACCAATGGAGTACTCGAAGGAATTAACAACAATATCAAAGTCATTAAGCGAATCGCTTTTGGATATCGTAGTTTCTACCATTTCAAAGCAAGAATTTTGATTATTCATAAATACACTTTTGAACAAAAAAAGAAGAGGAATCAAACCATCTAA
- a CDS encoding DegT/DnrJ/EryC1/StrS family aminotransferase: MKKVCLAAPHLYEERNEKITLDRFLNGEQAGDLEIVKFEKELSSYVGTRKALVLSSGTVAIRLALKSLGVKSGDVVFWSSITYPPSCQAILSLGATPVFIDIDPLTWGMCPQSLRLAFQQLKEKGQRPRAVVVVNLYGQSADMDPILEICHEYGVPVLEEAAESLGATYKGRMSGTLGAVGIYSFNKNKIITTLFGGGALISNDPSYVDKARDCLSENRNDLMSPIAASIGRRQLEVLAKRLERKKEIYETYRRAFKEIGEIEMMNICDYGHSNYWLSVMTVKRGSVVTSKEIMEKLKSHHIESRLVWKPMHFQPDFSDFPFFTIQEGTSIAEDYANRGICLPSDTQMTQGEQDRVVNIVKQLFINSK; this comes from the coding sequence GTGAAGAAAGTTTGTTTGGCAGCTCCGCATTTATATGAGGAGAGGAATGAAAAGATAACTCTTGATCGGTTTTTAAATGGTGAGCAAGCGGGTGACTTAGAGATTGTAAAGTTTGAAAAGGAACTTTCATCATACGTTGGTACTAGAAAAGCTTTGGTTCTTTCGAGTGGTACGGTGGCTATCCGTCTTGCCTTGAAGTCGCTTGGTGTGAAAAGTGGGGATGTCGTTTTCTGGTCATCAATTACGTATCCTCCATCTTGTCAAGCTATACTTTCTTTAGGAGCAACGCCAGTATTTATCGATATTGATCCTTTAACTTGGGGGATGTGCCCACAATCTTTAAGGCTAGCCTTTCAACAATTAAAAGAGAAAGGGCAACGACCACGTGCCGTTGTCGTTGTTAATTTGTATGGCCAAAGTGCGGATATGGATCCTATTTTAGAGATTTGTCATGAGTATGGAGTGCCTGTTTTAGAAGAGGCAGCTGAGTCATTAGGTGCGACTTATAAAGGACGTATGAGTGGTACCCTAGGCGCAGTAGGGATTTATTCCTTTAATAAAAATAAGATAATTACGACTTTATTTGGAGGGGGAGCATTAATATCAAATGACCCCTCATACGTTGATAAAGCTAGAGATTGTTTATCTGAGAATAGAAATGATTTAATGTCACCTATCGCGGCAAGTATAGGGCGTAGGCAACTTGAGGTGTTGGCTAAACGTCTTGAAAGAAAAAAAGAAATTTATGAAACGTATAGGCGCGCTTTTAAAGAGATAGGTGAAATAGAAATGATGAATATTTGCGATTATGGACATTCGAATTACTGGTTATCTGTTATGACGGTTAAGAGGGGTTCTGTAGTAACCAGTAAGGAAATTATGGAAAAATTGAAATCTCATCATATTGAATCACGACTTGTTTGGAAGCCAATGCATTTTCAACCGGATTTTTCCGACTTTCCTTTTTTTACAATACAGGAGGGGACTTCTATTGCAGAGGATTATGCAAATAGAGGGATTTGCTTGCCTTCTGATACCCAAATGACACAAGGGGAACAAGATCGAGTGGTAAATATTGTTAAACAATTGTTTATAAATAGTAAGTAA
- a CDS encoding phosphatase PAP2 family protein, which yields MELEIIRFIQSFHTPLLDQLFQFITQFGEAPFKIMFVLGIYWCIDKRMGEYLSYSFYTNLMFNHTVKNIVNAKRPIGEEGVRSLRVSTATGSSFPSGHSQGAASTYGAAYLILRRYKSAIILLILVLLVGLSRLYLGVHYPKDVVCGILFGLTISYCTYRLFLRSEDKSKLYLATLVLFLPFLLVLPHHPAHMVGEYLGFIVGVAFEKKYVNFKVKGRIAMRLFRFMIGIVSLFILKWCLITLPFKGMVYQFLYGGLLAFYSFAGYPYLFRWLNKGKH from the coding sequence GTGGAGTTAGAAATTATTCGTTTTATACAAAGCTTTCATACCCCGCTTTTAGATCAATTATTTCAGTTTATTACCCAATTTGGAGAGGCGCCTTTTAAGATTATGTTTGTCTTAGGAATATACTGGTGCATTGATAAAAGGATGGGTGAATATTTAAGTTATTCGTTTTATACAAATTTAATGTTTAATCATACGGTAAAAAACATTGTTAATGCAAAAAGACCTATAGGAGAAGAAGGAGTTCGCTCGCTAAGGGTTTCAACTGCGACAGGTAGTTCTTTCCCAAGTGGACATTCACAGGGTGCTGCTTCTACCTATGGTGCCGCCTATTTGATTTTAAGAAGGTATAAATCAGCCATCATTTTATTGATACTGGTTTTACTTGTTGGGTTGTCACGGCTTTACCTAGGGGTTCATTACCCAAAAGATGTGGTGTGCGGAATTTTGTTTGGTTTAACGATTAGTTACTGTACATACAGGTTGTTTTTAAGGTCTGAGGATAAAAGTAAACTCTATTTAGCTACGCTTGTTTTATTCCTTCCCTTTCTTTTAGTATTACCACATCATCCTGCTCATATGGTAGGTGAATATTTAGGGTTTATAGTCGGTGTAGCCTTTGAAAAAAAATATGTAAATTTCAAAGTTAAGGGACGAATTGCGATGCGGTTATTTCGTTTTATGATAGGAATCGTATCTTTATTTATTTTAAAATGGTGCCTCATAACCTTGCCCTTTAAAGGCATGGTTTATCAATTTTTATACGGAGGATTGCTAGCTTTTTATAGCTTTGCAGGTTATCCCTATCTATTTAGATGGCTAAATAAAGGTAAGCATTGA
- a CDS encoding rhodanese-like domain-containing protein — MKSVTIQSLKEKLDSIDIIDIREVEEFNALPKLKQAKHIPMNQLIQKPESYLNKQECYYLICRSGARTANVTQYLDSLGYNVINVTGGMLEYYNERKA, encoded by the coding sequence ATGAAATCTGTGACTATTCAGTCTTTAAAGGAAAAGTTAGATTCAATTGATATCATTGATATTCGGGAGGTTGAGGAGTTTAATGCATTACCTAAACTTAAACAAGCCAAACATATTCCAATGAATCAGTTGATTCAAAAACCAGAGTCTTATTTAAATAAGCAGGAATGTTATTATTTAATTTGTCGGTCAGGAGCGAGAACTGCAAATGTTACTCAGTATTTAGATAGCCTTGGATATAACGTTATCAATGTAACCGGAGGAATGTTGGAATATTATAACGAGCGGAAAGCTTAA
- a CDS encoding cold-shock protein, which yields MATGTVKWFNADKGYGFITADSGDEVFVHFSEIQGDGFRTLEEGQKVEFEVTQGDRGPQASGVQKL from the coding sequence ATGGCAACAGGAACAGTAAAATGGTTTAACGCCGATAAAGGATATGGATTTATTACTGCAGATAGTGGTGACGAAGTGTTTGTTCACTTTTCTGAAATTCAAGGAGACGGATTCAGAACTCTAGAAGAGGGACAAAAAGTTGAATTCGAGGTTACACAAGGTGATCGTGGACCACAGGCTTCAGGCGTACAAAAATTATAA
- a CDS encoding THUMP domain-containing class I SAM-dependent RNA methyltransferase, whose protein sequence is MDYKLIATTTFGIEAVTAKELRQLGYEDLRLENGKVHFEGDEMDIAITNTWLRTADRVLINIAEFEATTFEDLFNQTEAIDWSQYIPVNGKMHVVGKSIKSTLHSVPDCQAIVKKAVVKSMQRAYNQDWFSEDGPVYKIEVALLKDMVTLTIDTTGPGLHKRGYREFAGEAPLKETLAASLILLSRWKPERLLVDPFCGSGTILIEAAMIGNNIAPGLNRTFVCEEWPSMDKEIFEQVRDSARKAIKNNSLRMFGYDIDPQVLRTARQNAEKAGVSKAIEFHQLDFHKFSSNYKYAYMITNPPYGERLGEEDEVFKLNKKIGMMKRKLSTWDFNILTSFSKFEKAFGRQADKNRKLYNGRILTRYYQYFDNNLKQKYGSVVPVVEEKSE, encoded by the coding sequence ATGGATTATAAACTAATTGCAACAACGACGTTTGGAATCGAAGCCGTTACGGCGAAGGAGTTACGACAACTAGGTTATGAAGATTTACGCTTAGAAAATGGAAAGGTTCATTTCGAGGGTGATGAAATGGATATTGCAATTACTAATACGTGGTTAAGAACGGCTGACCGTGTTTTAATTAATATTGCAGAATTTGAGGCAACAACATTCGAAGATTTATTTAATCAAACCGAAGCGATTGATTGGAGTCAATACATCCCTGTTAATGGAAAAATGCACGTTGTCGGAAAGTCAATTAAATCTACATTACATAGCGTTCCTGACTGTCAAGCGATTGTAAAAAAAGCGGTAGTAAAGAGTATGCAACGCGCCTATAATCAGGATTGGTTTTCTGAGGACGGGCCAGTTTATAAGATAGAGGTAGCCCTTCTAAAAGATATGGTAACGTTAACGATTGATACAACAGGTCCGGGGTTGCATAAACGTGGCTATCGTGAGTTCGCGGGGGAAGCGCCGTTAAAAGAAACATTAGCAGCTTCACTAATTCTCTTATCTCGTTGGAAACCGGAACGACTTTTAGTTGATCCATTTTGTGGGTCAGGGACCATTTTAATTGAAGCTGCTATGATTGGAAACAACATTGCACCGGGATTAAATCGTACGTTTGTTTGTGAAGAATGGCCATCAATGGACAAAGAAATTTTTGAACAGGTTCGTGATAGTGCCCGAAAGGCGATAAAAAATAACTCATTACGTATGTTTGGTTATGATATCGATCCTCAAGTGTTACGCACTGCACGTCAAAATGCTGAAAAAGCTGGAGTTTCAAAAGCGATAGAATTCCATCAGTTAGATTTCCATAAATTCTCTTCAAATTATAAATATGCTTATATGATTACAAACCCTCCTTATGGGGAGCGCCTTGGTGAAGAGGATGAAGTATTTAAATTAAATAAAAAAATTGGAATGATGAAACGAAAATTATCGACATGGGATTTCAATATTCTAACGTCGTTCTCTAAATTCGAAAAAGCGTTTGGTCGCCAGGCAGATAAGAATAGAAAGTTATATAATGGGCGTATTTTAACGCGTTATTATCAATATTTTGATAATAATTTAAAACAAAAATATGGATCAGTTGTGCCGGTAGTTGAAGAAAAATCGGAGTAG